In Rhizobiales bacterium NRL2, a genomic segment contains:
- a CDS encoding 16S rRNA (cytosine(1402)-N(4))-methyltransferase gives MSAHLPVMLDEVTAALRLRDGGRYVDCTFGLGGYTAHWLAAADCQVYAIDRDPDAIAAAEVMAEAHGGRLTPLHGAFGDMETLLRDADAGAVDGVAMDLGVSSPQLDRAERGFSFLRDGPLDMRMSRSGETAADIVNTWEESRLADLFYHYGEERRSRPAARAVVRARDEAPIDTTGRLAEIIAAAIPAPGSRIHPATRVFQALRIAVNDELGELRRGLRGAERVLAEGGRLAVVSFHSLEDRLVKRFLTERAGAEPRGSRHRPEAVDGREPSFRLLKRGAIKPGDAEIERNPRARSARLRVAERSAAAPWPPGAGTEDEAA, from the coding sequence ATGAGCGCGCATCTGCCCGTCATGCTGGACGAGGTGACCGCGGCGCTGCGCCTGCGCGACGGCGGCCGCTATGTCGACTGCACCTTCGGCCTGGGCGGCTACACGGCGCACTGGCTGGCCGCGGCCGACTGCCAAGTCTACGCCATCGACCGGGATCCGGACGCCATCGCCGCCGCCGAGGTCATGGCAGAGGCTCATGGCGGACGGCTGACGCCCCTGCACGGCGCCTTCGGCGACATGGAGACCCTGTTGCGGGATGCGGACGCCGGCGCAGTCGACGGCGTGGCCATGGATCTGGGCGTCTCCTCGCCGCAGCTCGACCGCGCCGAGCGTGGTTTCAGCTTCCTGCGCGACGGGCCGCTGGACATGCGCATGAGCCGAAGCGGCGAGACCGCCGCCGACATCGTCAACACCTGGGAGGAGTCCCGGCTGGCGGACCTGTTCTACCATTATGGCGAAGAGCGCCGCTCGCGTCCGGCGGCCCGCGCCGTGGTCCGCGCTCGCGACGAAGCGCCCATCGACACCACGGGCCGGCTGGCGGAGATCATCGCCGCCGCCATCCCCGCGCCGGGCAGCCGCATTCATCCGGCGACGCGGGTCTTCCAGGCACTCCGCATCGCCGTCAACGACGAGCTGGGGGAACTGCGACGCGGTCTCCGCGGTGCGGAACGCGTGCTGGCCGAAGGCGGCCGGCTTGCCGTGGTGAGCTTCCACAGCCTTGAAGACCGGCTGGTCAAACGCTTCCTGACCGAACGCGCGGGCGCGGAGCCCAGGGGGTCGCGTCACCGCCCCGAGGCAGTGGACGGGCGGGAGCCGTCCTTCCGGCTGCTCAAGCGCGGGGCGATCAAGCCCGGCGACGCCGAAATCGAACGCAATCCGAGGGCCCGGTCGGCGCGGCTGCGGGTGGCCGAAAGGTCCGCAGCCGCGCCGTGGCCGCCTGGCGCGGGCACTGAGGACGAAGCCGCATGA
- a CDS encoding UDP-N-acetylmuramoyl-L-alanyl-D-glutamate--2,6-diaminopimelate ligase, protein MKLSRLAGGSAGEHGDIDIAGLTADSREVRPGFLFAALPGVRHDGAEFVPRAVASGAVAVLAGRSLDAGVPLITGQDPRRCLARMAARFYRSQPETVVAVTGTNGKSSIVWFLRQIWAAAGINAACLGTLGVTTRNGHYPGSLTTPDPVALQRQAAALANDGVTHLALEASSHGLAQRRLDGLCLTAGCFTNLSHDHLDYHSSVEDYLDAKCRLFAELLPKGAPAVICADSEHGATVAGRAREAGLHVVTYGRGDADVTYRVLEADLDGQHLEIDAAGVRAQVRLPLVGAFQAENAIAAFTLATVLDSGRRGALAALAGLTGAPGRLQPAGSSAGAAAFIDYAHTPEALRAAIAALRPHTAGRIVTVFGCGGDRDRAKRAVMGRIAAELSDVAIVTDDNPRSEDAAAIRAEIMAACPGGIEIGDRREAIVRAVSMLRQGDAALIAGKGHETGQIVGDQVLPFDDLSVTGEAMEART, encoded by the coding sequence ATGAAACTCTCTAGGCTTGCAGGCGGGAGCGCGGGCGAACATGGCGATATCGACATCGCCGGACTGACAGCGGACAGCCGGGAAGTACGTCCCGGCTTTCTCTTTGCCGCGCTGCCGGGCGTCCGCCATGACGGCGCGGAGTTCGTGCCACGGGCCGTGGCGAGCGGCGCCGTCGCCGTGCTTGCCGGACGCAGCCTGGACGCCGGCGTACCGCTGATCACCGGTCAGGACCCGCGACGCTGCCTGGCGCGCATGGCGGCCCGTTTCTACCGTTCCCAGCCGGAAACAGTCGTCGCCGTGACCGGCACCAACGGCAAGTCCTCGATCGTGTGGTTCCTGCGCCAGATCTGGGCAGCGGCGGGGATCAACGCCGCCTGCCTCGGCACGCTGGGCGTGACCACCCGGAACGGCCACTATCCCGGTTCGCTGACCACACCGGACCCGGTGGCGCTGCAGCGGCAGGCGGCGGCGCTGGCCAATGACGGCGTGACCCATCTGGCGCTGGAGGCCTCCAGCCACGGGCTGGCCCAGCGCCGCCTCGACGGGCTGTGTCTGACCGCCGGCTGCTTCACCAATCTCAGCCATGACCATCTCGACTATCACAGCTCCGTCGAGGACTACCTCGACGCCAAGTGCCGGCTGTTTGCCGAGCTGTTGCCGAAGGGCGCGCCGGCGGTGATCTGCGCCGATTCCGAACATGGCGCCACGGTCGCCGGCCGCGCCCGCGAGGCCGGGCTGCACGTGGTCACCTATGGCCGGGGCGACGCCGACGTCACCTACCGCGTGCTGGAGGCCGACCTGGACGGCCAGCATCTCGAGATCGACGCCGCCGGAGTGCGGGCGCAGGTCCGCCTGCCTCTCGTCGGCGCGTTTCAGGCCGAGAACGCGATCGCGGCCTTCACCCTGGCGACCGTCCTGGACTCCGGGCGCCGGGGTGCTCTGGCGGCGCTGGCCGGACTGACGGGGGCGCCAGGCCGGCTGCAGCCGGCCGGCAGCTCCGCCGGCGCCGCCGCTTTCATCGACTACGCGCATACGCCCGAGGCGCTGCGCGCGGCGATCGCCGCCCTCCGGCCCCACACGGCGGGCCGCATCGTCACCGTCTTCGGCTGCGGCGGCGACCGCGACCGGGCCAAGCGGGCGGTCATGGGACGGATCGCGGCCGAGCTGTCGGACGTCGCCATCGTGACCGACGACAATCCCCGCAGCGAGGATGCCGCCGCCATCCGCGCCGAGATCATGGCGGCCTGCCCGGGCGGAATCGAGATCGGCGACCGCCGCGAGGCGATCGTCCGCGCCGTTTCCATGCTGCGCCAGGGCGATGCCGCGCTGATTGCCGGAAAAGGCCATGAAACCGGCCAGATCGTGGGCGATCAGGTGCTTCCGTTCGACGACCTGTCGGTGACGGGCGAGGCAATGGAGGCGCGGACATGA